Proteins found in one Neodiprion lecontei isolate iyNeoLeco1 chromosome 6, iyNeoLeco1.1, whole genome shotgun sequence genomic segment:
- the LOC107224631 gene encoding teneurin-m isoform X4, with translation MYQPGCLLDNVAPRGPPDVPPRNPTMSRLNGRLPGSHATSDHERDPDLEPSCLVRTPSGNFYNIPKIPKNEYNNKNQSTGNSPIKVELQNNMDRVTLPYGHGPSMIPMRRQSFRCQLRKGIDWCSWKLIAIVVIMLSLCLTAALTYVAASNMVNWNQGTKACTVLVGENTESKPASTEPNKTSSSRPRQQSSSGGARTFPARSFPPDGTTFAQVALGQRLSKEIPPYSYWNMQFYQSEAAYVRFDYNIPRGASIGVYARRNALPTHTQYDLLEVLSGFKARTSRASHVSVIQPSIKKEATHYMEPGHWFLSLYNDDGDPQEVAFIAIVAEDMTHNCPNGCSGKGECLLGHCQCNPGFGGEDCSDSVCPVLCSQRGEYINGECQCNPGWKGKECSLRHDECEVPDCNGHGHCTNGKCNCVRGYKGKFCEEVDCPHPTCSGHGFCAEGTCICKKGWKGADCSQMDKEALQCLPDCTGHGNFDLETQTCLCEPMWSGDDCSKELCDLDCGPHGHCVDNACDCVPGWSGELCNMKQCDPRCNEHGQCKNGTCLCVTGWNGRHCTMEGCPSSCSGHGQCRVNGEAQWECRCYDGWDGTDCSVLLEQNCSDSRDNDKDGLVDCEDPECCANHHCRDSQLCVSAPKPIDILLRKQPPAITASFFERMKFLIDEGSLQNYARQETFNESVFWNHFNTSRSAVVRGHVVTALGTGLMGVRVSTSTPLEGFTLTRDDGWFDLLVNGGGAVTLQFGRSPFKAQSHIVFVPWNEVIIIDKIVMTTTDEKHISHIPHACAAHDYDLMKPVVLATWKHGFQGACPDRSAILAESQVIQESLQIPGTGLNLVYHSSRAAGYLSTIQLQLTPETIPPSLNLIHLRITIEGILFEKTFEADPVIKFTYAWNRLNVYRQRVYGVTTAMVKVGYEYIDCKDVIWDVQTTKLSGHDMSISEVGGWNLDIHHRYNFHEGILQKGDGANIYLKHKPRVILTSMGDGHQRPLDCFDCDGQASKQRLLAPVALATAPDGSIFVGDFNLVRKILVDGTVKTVVRLNATRVSYRYHVALSPLDGVLYISDPESHQIIRVRDTNDYSDPEHNWETVVGSGERCLPGDEAHCGDGALARDAKLAYPKGVAVSADNVLYFADGTNIRMVDRDGIITTVIGNHMHKSHWKPIPCEGTLNVEEVHLRWPTELAINPLDNSLHMIDDHMVLQLAPDGRVKVVAGRPLHCASPSTTFDTELATHATLVMPQSIAFAPSGDLYIAESDSQRINRVRVIGTDGKISPYAGAESKCNCLERGCDCFEADHYLASSSKFNTISAVAVSPDGIVHIGDQANYRIRSVMASIPDASGAREYEIYSPDTQEIYVFNRFGQHIATKNILTGETNYLFSYNVNTSNGKLSTVTDAAGNKVFLLRDYSSQVNSIENTKGQKCRLRMSRMKMLHELSTPDNYNVTFDYHGPTGLLKTKLDSTGRSYVYNYDEFGRLTSAVTPTGKVISLAFDLSVKGATVKVGQNNRKPVSMLIKGSSVVTKVGEAEQRTIVLGDGGVGQVTPWLHTVSTDTVPYSILAEIEPLLGESYPVPAKQRTEIAGDLANRFEWRYFLRRVQGNKNRGNTKAVAQVGRKLRINGENLLSLEYDRESNTVAVFMDDRVELLNVTYDRTARPVKWGPRNGIFAGVDLEYDRFSRLTSWTWGDISETYGFDRAGRLYEIKYSDGTAMIYAFKDMFSSLPLKVTTPRGSDYLLQYDEAGALQSLTTPRGHIHAFSLQTSLGFYKYQYYSPMNRHPYEILYNDDGQILAKVYPHQSGKVAYVYDHTGKLETTLAGLSSIHYTYQEATSLVRSIDVNEPNFEMRLEYKYHAGIVKDEKIKFGSKSGMDNAHYRFQYDGNARISGLEVDINGKELPQLRIKYNQNLGLLEGVSDLRIHRNTFNRSVMQDTSKQFFTITDYDDHGRIKTVLMNIRALDVFRMELEYDNRNRIKSRKFSIGRESMMDKITYNADGHVLEVADTDNNWQYSYDENGNIIGVTEQNEKITLGYDSGDRVVQYGDVEFNSYDGRGFVVRRGEHKYRYNSRGQLIHAFEHDKFQIWYFYDDRGRLVAWNDDRGNITQYFYANPRTPDLITHVHFPKSSKTFRFLYDARDFLITVETSEQRFYVASDQNGSPLALFDTNGNLIKEMGRTPFGKIIKDTNPDFYLPIDFHGGLLDPNTRLVYLNKRLYDPAVGQWMTPAWEQMANELTTPTDIFIYRFRNNDPINSKQNVEYMTDLASWLMLYGYDISAMLGSEYTKGMVYQPSATITSPQLTPEFGVMSGLQCIVNRVHQKFSDLGFVPKPLLKLEPKTRNLLPRVAHRRAVFGEGVLVSRVGGRALVSVVDGVNSVVQDVVTSVFNSSFFLPLHFSVHDQDVFYFVKDNALKIRDDMEELRRLGGMFNVSTHETTEHGAGTWKELRLHNPDAAVVIKYGADPEQERHRILKHAHKRAVERAWEIEKQLVANGFQGRGDWTEEEKEELINHGDVDGYEGVDIHSVHRYPQLADDPGNVAFTRDTKRKRRRSGNKRNRIHRHDS, from the exons ggTGTCTATTGGACAACGTCGCACCGAGGGGCCCGCCCGATGTGCCCCCCCGTAATCCTACAATGAGCCGACTGAACGGAAGATTGCCCGGGAGCCACGCAACAAGCGATCACGAACGCGATCCGGACCTGGAGCCATCCTGCCTGGTCAGGACACCGTctggaaatttttacaacataCCAA AGATACCGAAGAATGAGTACAATAACAAGAATCAATCGACAGGAAACAGCCCTATAAAAGTCGAACTCCAAAACAATATGGACAG AGTGACGCTACCCTACGGCCACGGTCCGTCGATGATTCCAATGAGGCGGCAGAGCTTCAGATGCCAGCTCCGCAAGGGTATCGACTGGTGCAGTTGGAAACTGATTGCCATCGTGGTGATCATGCTCTCCCTCTGTTTGACGGCAGCCCTCACCTACGTTGCAG CGTCGAACATGGTGAACTGGAACCAAGGCACGAAAGCGTGCACCGTTCTCGTTGGCGAAAATACAGAATCGAAGCCGGCGAGCACAGAGCCGAACAAGACGTCGTCGAGCAGGCCGAGACAGCAATCGTCATCAGGAG GTGCAAGAACGTTTCCAGCTCGATCCTTTCCACCTGACGGCACCACCTTTGCTCAAGTTGCGCTCGGACAACGTCTGAGCAAAGAAATACCACCGTACAGTTACTGGAACATGCAGTTTTACCAATCGGAGGCGGCCTACGTCCGTTTCGACTACAACATACCCCGAGGAGCGAGCATCGGAGTTTACGCGAGGCGAAACGCTCTTCCGACTCACACGCAATACGATCTGTTGGAAGTCCTGAGTGGTTTCAAGGCTCGCACATCTCGGGCGTCACATGTTAGTGTCATT CAACCGTCGATCAAGAAAGAAGCTACGCACTACATGGAACCGGGTCACTGGTTTTTGTCGCTCTACAACGACGACGGTGACCCGCAAGAAGTCGCCTTCATAGCCATCGTTGCCGAAGACATGACGCACAACTGTCCGAACGGATGCAGCGGAAAGGGTGAATGTCTGCTCGGGCATTGCCAGTGCAACCCTGGCTTCGGCGGCGAGGATTGCAGCGACAGCGTTTGTCCGGTACTGTGCAGTCAACGGGGAGAGTACATCAACGGAGAGTGTCAATGCAACCCCGGTTGGAAGGGCAAGGAGTGTTCTCTGCGGCATGACGAATGCGAAGTTCCGGATTGCAACGGTCACGGTCACTGTACCAACGGAAAGTGCAACTGCGTTCGTGGTTATAAAGGAAAGTTCTGCGAGGAGGTCGACTGCCCACATCCAACGTGTTCGGGTCACGGATTCTGCGCCGAAGGAACTTGCATTTGTAAGAAGGGATGGAAGGGCGCCGACTGCAGTCAAATGGACAAGGAGGCTCTCCAATGTCTGCCGGATTGCACTGGTCACGGGAACTTTGATCTGGAGACGCAAACATGTTTGTGCGAACCAATGTGGTCCGGTGACGATTGTTCGAAAG AACTTTGCGACCTGGACTGCGGACCTCACGGTCATTGCGTGGACAACGCGTGCGACTGCGTGCCCGGCTGGTCTGGCGAGCTTTGCAACATGAAACAATGTGATCCTCGTTGCAACGAACACGGCCAATGCAAGAATGGTACTTGCCTATGTGTAACCGGATGGAATGGAAGGCATTGCACAATGGAAGGGTGTCCAAGCTCGTGTTCCGGACATGGACAGTGCAGGGTGAACGGTGAGGCTCAGTGGGAATGCCGATGCTACGACGGTTGGGATGGAACGGACTGCAGCGTTCTGTTGGAACAGAACTGTAGCGACAGCCGCGATAATGACAAAG ATGGCCTTGTGGATTGTGAAGACCCGGAATGTTGCGCCAACCATCATTGCCGCGATAGCCAGCTGTGCGTCTCTGCACCAAAACCGATCGACATCCTCCTTCGAAAGCAGCCTCCAGCGATAACTGCCTCGTTCTTTGAGAGGATGAAATTCCTGATCGACGAGGGCAGTCTGCAAAACTACGCGCGTCAGGAGACCTTCAACGAAAG TGTGTTCTGGAATCACTTCAACACAAG CCGTTCTGCTGTGGTTCGCGGTCACGTCGTTACTGCCCTTGGTACCGGCCTCATGGGTGTCAGGGTGAGCACCAGCACTCCACTCGAAGGCTTCACCCTGACACGAGACGATGGATGGTTCGATTTGCTCGTCAACGGCGGTGGAGCTGTTACTCTACAGTTTGGAAGGTCACCTTTCAAAGCGCAAAGCCATATCGTGTTCGTTCCGTGGAACGAG GTGATCATCATTGATAAAATTGTGATGACTACAACCGATGAAAAGCATATTTCGCACATTCCTCACGCCTGCGCCGCACATGATTACGACCTGATGAAACCGGTCGTTCTTGCAACGTGGAAACATGGTTTCCAAGGTGCCTGTCCAGACCGTAGTGCGATTCTTGCCGAGTCCCAGGTCATTCAAGAAAGTCTCCAAATACCCGGTACCGGTTTGAATCTTGTCTACCACAGTTCAAGGGCTGCCGGATATCTGTCAACAATCCAGCTGCAGCTTACCCCTGAAACAATTCCACCATCCCTCAATCTAATTCACTTGAGAATCACCATTGAGGgtattttgtttgaaaaaacattCGAGGCTGATCCGGTGATAAAATTCACATACGCTTGGAACCGTTTGAACGTCTATCGCCAGCGAGTTTACGGAGTCACAACGGCCATGGTCAAAGTCGGATACGAATATATAGACTGCAAGGACGTGATCTGGGATGTGCAGACGACTAAACTGAGTGGTCACGACATGTCAATATCGGAAGTCGGAGGATGGAACTTGGACATTCATCACAGATACAACTTCCACGAAGGAATACTACAGAAAGGCGACGGCGCGAACATTTATCTGAAGCACAAACCTAGGGTTATTTTAACCTCGATGGGCGACGGGCATCAACGACCATTGGACTGCTTTGACTGCGACGGACAAGCATCGAAACAACGATTGCTAGCTCCAGTCGCTCTTGCGACAGCTCCGGATGGCTCGATTTTCGTCGGTGACTTCAATCTTGTCAGAAAAATTCTTGTCGACGGCACTGTCAAGACCGTAGTTCGACTTAA CGCAACGAGGGTCTCGTACCGTTACCACGTAGCCCTGAGTCCATTGGACGGAGTTCTCTATATTTCCGATCCAGAATCTCACCAGATAATTCGCGTCCGTGACACAAATGACTATTCAGACCCAGAGCACAACTGGGAAACGGTCGTTGGCTCCGGAGAACGCTGTCTTCCCGGAGACGAGGCACACTGTGGAGATGGAGCACTGGCTAGAGACGCAAAGCTGGCCTATCCAAAAGGCGTAGCAGTGTCAGCTGACAACGTTCTGTACTTTGCCGATGGTACGAACATACGAATGGTGGATAGGGACGGCATCATAACAACGGTCATTGGAAATCACATGCACAAGTCCCACTGGAAGCCAATACCTTGTGAAGGAACGCTGAATGTCGAAGAGGTGCACCTTAGGTGGCCCACTGAACTGGCGATAAATCCTCTTGACAATTCTCTACACATGATCGACGATCACATGGTTCTCCAGCTCGCACCCGACGGTCGCGTGAAGGTCGTGGCCGGCCGTCCACTTCATTGTGCATCGCCGTCCACCACCTTCGATACGGAATTGGCCACCCATGCGACGCTGGTGATGCCGCAGAGTATAGCGTTTGCTCCTTCCGGCGATTTGTACATCGCCGAAAGTGACTCTCAGCGGATAAATCGGGTTCGAGTTATCGGAACTGACGGCAAGATTTCACCCTACGCCGGGGCAGAATCGAAGTGCAACTGCCTCGAACGCGGCTGCGACTGTTTCGAAGCTGATCACTACCTGGCATCCAGTTCAAAGTTCAACACTATCTCTGCTGTTGCCGTTTCTCCCGATGGTATCGTGCACATCGGCGACCAAGCAAATTATAGAATTCGATCTGTCATGGCGAGCATACCGGATGCCAGTGGAGCCAGGGAGTACGAAATATACTCACCTGACACGCAAGAGATCTATGTATTCAACAGATTCGGTCAGCACATTGCCACCAAGAATATTCTTACCGGAGAAACGAACTATCTATTTTCCTACAACGTAAATACGAGCAACGGAAAATTGAGCACCGTCACGGATGCTGCCGGAAACAAAGTGTTCCTCCTGCGCGATTATTCAAGTCAGGTTAATTCGATCGAGAACACTAAGGGCCAAAAATGTAGGCTGAGAATGTCAAGAATGAAGATGCTCCACGAGCTCAGCACTCCTGATAATTACAACGTCACTTTCGACTATCACGGACCGACCGGCTTGCTGAAAACTAAGCTTGACAGTACCGGGAGAAGCTACGTCTATAATTACGACGAATTCGGAAGATTAACGAGCGCCGTAACGCCAACTGGAAAAGTTATCAGTCTGGCATTTGACCTGAGTGTCAAGGGTGCGACTGTCAAGGTTGGCCAGAATAATAGAAAGCCTGTTTCCATGCTCATCAAGGGCTCGTCGGTAGTTACGAAAGTTGGAGAGGCTGAACAGCGGACCATTGTTCTCGGAGACGGTGGCGTGGGTCAAGTAACCCCTTGGTTACATACAGTGAGCACCGACACCGTTCCCTACTCAATACTGGCCGAAATTGAACCATTGCTCGGCGAAAGCTATCCAGTGCCAGCTAAACAAAGAACAGAGATAGCCGGTGACTTGGCGAATAGATTCGAGTGGAGATACTTCTTGAGAAGAGTGCAGGGCAACAAAAACCGTGGAAACACGAAAGCGGTGGCTCAAGTTGGGCGAAAGCTTCGAATAAACGGAGAGAATCTCCTCTCTCTGGAATACGACAGAGAGTCGAACACCGTTGCTGTCTTCATGGACGATCGTGTAGAGCTCCTTAACGTCACCTACGACAGAACGGCAAGGCCCGTGAAATGGGGACCGAGAAATGGAATTTTCGCCGGTGTAGATTTGGAGTACGACAGGTTCAGCAGATTGACCAGTTGGACGTGGGGTGACATCAGCGAAACTTACGGCTTTGACAGAGCCGGAAGATTgtacgaaataaaatacagtGACGGTACCGCGATGATCTACGCTTTCAAAGACATGTTCAGCAGCCTGCCCCTCAAAGTCACAACGCCACGAGGCAGCGATTATCTTCTCCAATATGACGAGGCCGGAGCTCTTCAGTCGCTAACCACACCCAGAGGACACATTCATGCCTTCTCTCTCCAGACTTCGCTCGGCTTCTACAAGTACCAGTACTATTCACCGATGAACAGACATCCGTACGAGATTCTCTACAACGACGATGGCCAAATATTGGCGAAAGTTTATCCTCATCAGAGTGGGAAGGTTGCCTACGTTTACGATCACACGGGCAAACTGGAAACTACGTTGGCAG GATTGTCTTCTATCCATTACACCTACCAAGAAGCCACGAGCCTCGTGCGAAGCATCGATGTAAACGAACCGAACTTCGAAATGCGTCTAGAGTACAAGTATCACGCGGGAATAGTGAaggatgagaaaattaaattcggCAGCAAAAGCGGAATGGACAACGCACACTACCGCTTCCAGTATGATGGTAACGCCCGAATTTCGGGTCTCGAGGTGGACATAAATGGAAAGGAGTTGCCGCAGCTGCGAATAAAATACAATCAAAATCTTGGTCTACTGGAGGGAGTGAGTGACCTCAGAATTCACAGGAACACGTTCAACAGATCAGTGATGCAGGACACGAGCAAACAGTTCTTCACGATAACCGACTACGACGATCATGGCCGGATAAAGACAGTGCTGATGAACATAAGAGCGTTGGATGTCTTCAGAATGGAACTGGAATACGACAATCGGAATCGTATAAAGTCGAGAAAGTTCAGCATCGGTAGAGAGTCGATGATGGACAAGATAACGTACAACGCCGACGGACACGTTCTGGAAGTCGCTGACACAGACAACAACTGGCAGTACAGCTACGACGAGAATGGAAACATTATTGGAGTTACCGAGCAAAACGAGAAGATCACGCTTGGATACGACAGCGGGGATCGGGTCGTTCAGTACGGAGACGTCGAGTTCAACTCCTACGACGGTCGAGGTTTCGTTGTGAGACGGGGGGAGCACAAGTACAGGTACAACTCGAGAGGACAGCTGATCCACGCATTCGAACACGACAAATTCCAGATATGGTACTTCTACGACGACCGCGGAAGGCTGGTGGCGTGGAACGACGACAGAGGAAACATCACCCAGTACTTCTACGCTAATCCAAGAACACCAGACCTCATAACTCACGTGCATTTCCCGAAGTCATCCAAGACTTTTAGATTCTTATACGACGCTCGAGACTTTTTGATAACGGTTGAAACCTCGGAACAAAGGTTCTACGTAGCTTCCGACCAGAACGGCTCGCCACTGGCGCTATTCGACACGAACGGGAACCTCATCAAAGAAATGGGACGAACTCCATTCGGCAAAATTATCAAGGACACTAACCCCGATTTCTATCTTCCGATCGACTTCCACGGTGGTTTGTTGGACCCCAACACGCGACTGGTGTATCTGAACAAACGTCTCTACGATCCAGCGGTGGGTCAGTGGATGACCCCGGCCTGGGAGCAAATGGCCAATGAACTGACGACTCCGACCGACATATTCATCTACAGATTCCGTAACAACGATCCGATAAACAGTAAACAGAACGTGGAATACATGACTGACTTGGCGAGCTGGCTGATGCTGTACGGCTACGACATCTCCGCCATGCTCGGTTCGGAGTACACCAAGGGTATGGTCTACCAGCCCAGTGCCACTATCACTTCTCCCCAGCTCACGCCAGAGTTCGGGGTCATGTCGGGACTGCAGTGCATCGTCAATAGGGTTCACCAGAAATTCTCTGACCTCGGTTTCGTGCCAAAGCCACTTCTGAAGCTCGAACCAAAAACGAGAAACCTTCTCCCGAGAGTGGCGCACAGAAGAGCTGTCTTCGGCGAAGGTGTTCTGGTGTCCAGGGTCGGAGGTCGAGCCCTGGTCAGCGTTGTGGACGGCGTAAACAGCGTCGTTCAGGACGTGGTGACCTCGGTATTTAACAGTTCGTTCTTCCTCCCGTTGCACTTCAGTGTCCACGATCAGGACGTGTTCTACTTCGTTAAGGACAACGCGTTGAAGATAAGGGACGACATGGAGGAGCTCCGCCGTCTCGGTGGAATGTTCAACGTTTCTACCCACGAAACAACCGAGCACGGGGCCGGGACGTGGAAGGAGCTCAGGCTCCACAATCCGGACGCTGCAGTCGTCATTAAATACGGTGCAGACCCCGAGCAGGAGAGACACAGGATATTGAAGCACGCCCATAAAAGGGCGGTAGAGAGAGCTTGGGAAATAGAGAAACAGTTGGTCGCCAATGGTTTTCAGGGACGGGGCGACTGGACCGAAGAAGAGAAGGAAGAGCTGATAAACCACGGTGACGTTGACGGTTACGAGGGCGTGGATATTCACAGTGTACATAGGTATCCGCAGCTCGCCGACGATCCGGGGAACGTCGCGTTCACCAGAGACACTAAACGTAAGAGGAGACGGAGTGGCAATAAACGGAACAGAATTCACAGGCACGATTCgtga